Proteins from a genomic interval of Candidatus Rubidus massiliensis:
- the queC_1 gene encoding 7-cyano-7-deazaguanine synthase, protein MGPFNKGCLGENLKKCIILLSGGLDSSVLLAKAKEQKLDCLCLSFNYHQKHSIELKFAKQIAKFYEVPHKIITIDQQVFSNSPLILGHVESTIHRGEEEILRGKKSPFYVPSRNTLFLSHAITIAEIEKAAFIYFGPTAMDKAFPDCQIDYIRALQTIIDKSTQIGLEGNAPIICTPLINFTKDQVVAEALRLKVPIHLTWSCYTPDQSDPCQVCDACVLRKAALLRNQVSL, encoded by the coding sequence TTGGGACCCTTTAACAAAGGGTGTTTAGGTGAAAATTTGAAAAAATGTATTATTTTACTAAGTGGAGGACTTGATTCTAGTGTTTTATTAGCTAAAGCCAAAGAACAAAAACTTGACTGCCTCTGTCTTTCGTTTAATTACCATCAAAAACATTCAATTGAATTAAAATTTGCAAAACAAATAGCAAAATTTTATGAAGTACCCCATAAAATAATTACGATTGATCAACAAGTATTTAGTAATTCCCCTTTAATTTTAGGTCATGTAGAGTCAACTATCCATAGAGGCGAAGAAGAAATATTAAGAGGGAAAAAATCACCTTTTTACGTACCTTCAAGAAATACACTTTTTTTAAGTCATGCTATAACAATTGCCGAAATTGAGAAAGCCGCTTTTATTTACTTTGGTCCAACAGCTATGGACAAGGCCTTTCCAGATTGTCAAATAGATTATATACGAGCTCTTCAAACGATTATTGATAAATCAACACAAATCGGACTCGAAGGAAATGCGCCAATAATTTGTACACCATTAATTAATTTCACTAAAGATCAAGTCGTTGCCGAAGCATTACGCCTAAAAGTACCTATTCATTTGACGTGGAGCTGTTATACACCTGATCAATCAGATCCTTGTCAGGTCTGCGATGCTTGTGTTTTAAGAAAAGCAGCCTTATTGAGAAATCAAGTATCTTTGTAA
- the queE gene encoding 7-carboxy-7-deazaguanine synthase: protein MDLRLIEIFKSVQGETSFTGLPTTFIRLAACNLRCSWCDTTYSFGKGTPFTIDSIIEQTKLFACKHICITGGEPLLQKNVYFLMQKLCDANYTVSLETSGSLLIDMVDPRVNVILDIKCPKSLMEHKNEWKNIALLKSHDEVKFVIQDFEDYSYAKNICEKYQLFTKVKEVLFSPVFEKLATHELVEWILKDNLPVRLNLQIHKFIWDPLTKGV, encoded by the coding sequence ATGGATTTACGTTTAATTGAAATATTTAAAAGTGTGCAAGGTGAAACTAGTTTTACAGGGCTACCAACAACGTTTATTCGATTAGCCGCTTGTAATTTAAGATGTTCATGGTGCGATACAACCTATTCATTTGGGAAAGGTACACCATTTACAATAGATAGCATAATTGAACAAACCAAACTTTTTGCTTGTAAGCATATTTGCATAACTGGCGGAGAACCCCTTTTGCAAAAGAATGTTTATTTTCTTATGCAAAAATTATGTGATGCAAATTATACAGTTAGTTTGGAAACAAGTGGTTCTCTTCTAATTGATATGGTTGACCCGAGGGTTAATGTCATTTTAGACATAAAGTGCCCAAAAAGTTTGATGGAACATAAAAACGAATGGAAAAACATTGCTCTTTTAAAATCTCATGATGAAGTCAAATTTGTTATTCAAGATTTTGAGGATTATTCTTATGCCAAAAATATTTGTGAAAAATATCAGTTATTTACAAAAGTTAAAGAAGTTTTATTTTCACCAGTTTTTGAAAAATTAGCCACACATGAATTAGTCGAATGGATCCTTAAAGACAATTTACCAGTAAGATTAAACTTGCAAATCCACAAATTTATTTGGGACCCTTTAACAAAGGGTGTTTAG
- the mdh gene encoding Malate dehydrogenase, with amino-acid sequence MAKNPIKVAITGGAGQISYSLLFRIANGDAFGKDQPIILQILEVEAVLPSLEGVLMELYDCAFPLLNDVIISSDPSKVFKSVDYAVLVGAKPRGPGMERKDLLLNNGKIFIEQGQALNDFAKSNVKVLVVGNPCNTNCLIALSHAPNLSRKNFYAMTRLDQNRAKFLLAEKGSVPISQVKDVIIWGNHSSTLVPDFTHAKIGNEEVTKIIDKQWLEKEFTELVQKRGAAIIKARGKSSAASAANAIIDTLQFIHEDKFLDDWFSIAIDTDDNPYGITKDIIFSFPCIKQENLISIVNNLEWDDFIKYKIKVSESELLEEKEMVKGILGKNVR; translated from the coding sequence GTGGCAAAAAATCCAATTAAAGTGGCTATTACGGGTGGCGCTGGCCAAATCTCATATAGTTTGCTTTTTCGCATTGCAAATGGAGATGCTTTTGGTAAGGATCAACCAATAATTTTGCAAATACTTGAAGTAGAAGCTGTTTTGCCTTCCTTAGAAGGTGTTTTAATGGAACTTTATGATTGCGCTTTTCCTCTATTAAACGATGTTATTATTAGCAGTGATCCAAGTAAAGTTTTCAAAAGCGTAGATTATGCTGTTTTGGTGGGAGCTAAACCTAGAGGTCCTGGAATGGAAAGAAAGGATTTACTCTTAAATAATGGGAAAATATTTATTGAGCAAGGCCAGGCTTTAAATGATTTTGCAAAAAGTAACGTTAAAGTTTTAGTCGTTGGAAATCCTTGCAATACGAATTGTTTAATTGCGCTAAGTCACGCTCCCAATCTTTCAAGAAAAAACTTTTATGCAATGACACGATTAGATCAAAATAGAGCCAAGTTTCTCCTAGCCGAAAAAGGTTCTGTCCCAATATCCCAAGTAAAAGACGTAATTATTTGGGGAAATCACTCTTCCACTTTGGTGCCTGATTTCACACATGCCAAAATTGGGAATGAAGAAGTTACAAAAATAATTGATAAACAGTGGCTTGAAAAGGAATTTACTGAACTTGTTCAAAAAAGAGGTGCTGCAATTATAAAGGCACGAGGGAAATCATCAGCGGCTTCTGCTGCCAATGCTATTATCGATACGTTGCAATTTATACATGAAGATAAATTTCTAGATGATTGGTTTTCTATAGCAATTGATACAGATGATAATCCTTATGGTATCACTAAAGATATAATTTTTTCATTTCCATGTATCAAACAAGAAAATTTAATCTCTATAGTAAATAACTTAGAATGGGACGATTTTATTAAATATAAAATTAAAGTTTCTGAAAGTGAATTATTAGAAGAAAAAGAGATGGTGAAAGGGATTTTGGGAAAAAATGTACGATAG
- the gltA gene encoding Citrate synthase, whose product MSDVLFQITEENLETGLRGYPVGYCNTSHVDPLKGLFYIDLPVQSIAYWEPERVIYLLYHGKEASADELKAFKDELKKRSTVNPELKKHLTQLPKKGHAAKLLCEAFLILGAFETTNDYREDCLNLIAKIPEIVAIVINHHAGWGGTNESKPELGYVENFVHMLKVPNGNTAELVKILKVFHVLHMDHGGGNLSTFVGKAVASGLEDMYGSICAAMTALAGPKHGKANQDCLEFVELLLNQLGENATQEEVEKLLKERLDNKELIYGFGHAVLRIEDPRAMILYDIAKKDYPNFPLVKIALLLRDAGTKVLKENPKITDPYPNVDSISGTVLSAAGFPYPEYFTVLFGWSRMVGIAIQIVYERCLARGGKGTPIVRPKYFFKKIENK is encoded by the coding sequence ATGAGCGATGTATTATTTCAAATTACAGAAGAAAATTTAGAAACCGGGCTTAGGGGTTACCCTGTCGGTTATTGCAATACTTCACATGTAGATCCTTTAAAAGGTCTATTCTATATAGATTTGCCAGTTCAATCAATAGCTTATTGGGAACCTGAACGAGTTATATATTTACTTTATCATGGCAAAGAAGCCTCTGCGGATGAGTTAAAAGCTTTTAAAGATGAATTAAAAAAACGCTCTACTGTTAATCCAGAGCTTAAAAAGCATTTAACTCAACTTCCAAAAAAAGGACATGCAGCAAAACTATTGTGTGAGGCTTTCCTTATTTTAGGAGCTTTTGAAACTACAAATGATTACAGGGAAGATTGTTTAAATTTAATAGCTAAAATTCCTGAAATAGTCGCAATTGTCATAAACCATCATGCCGGCTGGGGAGGAACGAACGAATCAAAACCAGAACTTGGTTATGTAGAAAATTTTGTACATATGTTAAAAGTTCCAAACGGCAATACAGCTGAATTAGTTAAAATTCTAAAAGTATTTCATGTTCTTCACATGGACCACGGTGGTGGTAATTTATCTACATTTGTAGGGAAAGCGGTAGCTTCTGGATTAGAAGACATGTATGGTTCTATTTGTGCTGCAATGACAGCGTTAGCTGGTCCAAAACATGGAAAAGCTAACCAAGATTGTCTCGAATTTGTAGAATTATTATTAAATCAATTAGGGGAAAATGCCACCCAAGAAGAAGTAGAAAAGCTTTTAAAGGAAAGATTAGATAATAAAGAATTAATTTATGGCTTTGGTCACGCAGTGTTAAGAATTGAAGATCCACGCGCTATGATCTTGTATGATATTGCAAAAAAAGATTATCCTAATTTTCCTTTAGTAAAAATAGCATTACTCCTAAGAGATGCCGGAACTAAAGTATTAAAAGAGAATCCTAAAATAACAGATCCATATCCAAATGTTGATTCAATTTCAGGAACTGTTTTAAGTGCAGCCGGATTTCCATATCCAGAATATTTTACAGTTTTATTCGGATGGTCTAGAATGGTTGGCATTGCTATACAAATAGTTTACGAAAGGTGCTTGGCAAGAGGAGGAAAGGGAACTCCCATTGTGAGACCTAAATATTTTTTCAAAAAGATTGAGAACAAATGA
- a CDS encoding bifunctional tRNA (mnm(5)s(2)U34)-methyltransferase/FAD-dependent cmnm(5)s(2)U34 oxidoreductase, producing MPISIAIIGGGFSGLACAFYLTQYHNVQVTLYEKKIIGAEASGLAAGLIHPFTGAHAKLNRFGLEGFNETVKLLNESSQFLKNSVAKFTKILRIATTQEQIQDYQLTANNYPTLTKWIDSTELKNSFPYLKGFGALEIANGWQVEPKLYMEGLWKICESRGAVIKYQKIDHVDELKNYHATIIAAGNGSDFLATNLKVAKNKGQILTCEATRDFLLPIPLNSKAYLLKDEFRNQIIAGATFEKKFQNEKPDLDFAKKEIIPKIKAFFPKFNENASFLAKAAIRVSSPDHLPIAKQIDDKVWCLTAMGSKGLLYHAFYAKKLVQQIMQQNLID from the coding sequence ATGCCCATTTCCATAGCCATAATAGGCGGCGGCTTTTCAGGCCTTGCCTGCGCGTTTTATTTAACTCAATACCATAATGTTCAAGTTACTTTATACGAAAAAAAAATAATTGGAGCTGAAGCTTCAGGATTAGCAGCAGGGCTTATTCATCCATTTACCGGTGCTCACGCTAAACTCAATCGATTTGGTCTAGAAGGGTTTAATGAAACTGTAAAGCTTCTTAACGAATCCTCACAATTCTTAAAAAACTCAGTTGCTAAATTCACAAAAATTTTACGTATTGCAACCACTCAAGAACAAATACAAGACTATCAATTGACGGCTAATAACTATCCAACTTTAACAAAATGGATAGATTCAACAGAACTTAAAAATTCTTTTCCATATCTTAAAGGTTTTGGAGCTTTAGAAATAGCTAACGGCTGGCAAGTAGAACCAAAACTTTATATGGAGGGCCTTTGGAAAATCTGCGAAAGTAGAGGGGCTGTTATCAAATATCAAAAAATTGATCATGTAGACGAACTTAAGAATTATCATGCCACAATAATAGCCGCTGGAAACGGATCTGATTTTTTAGCCACTAATCTTAAAGTTGCTAAAAATAAAGGCCAAATTTTAACCTGTGAAGCTACAAGAGATTTTCTCTTACCCATACCATTAAATTCCAAAGCGTATCTTTTAAAAGACGAATTTAGAAATCAAATCATTGCAGGCGCTACTTTTGAAAAAAAATTTCAAAATGAAAAACCAGATCTTGATTTTGCAAAAAAAGAAATAATTCCCAAAATTAAAGCATTTTTTCCTAAATTTAATGAAAATGCTTCTTTTCTTGCCAAGGCTGCAATAAGAGTTAGTTCGCCAGATCATTTGCCAATCGCAAAACAAATCGATGACAAGGTTTGGTGTTTAACAGCAATGGGTTCAAAAGGTTTGCTATACCATGCTTTTTACGCTAAAAAGCTTGTCCAACAAATAATGCAGCAAAACCTTATAGATTAA
- a CDS encoding putative hydrolase — protein sequence MNAKLTFLGTGASLGVPVIGCECPVCLSTNKKNKRTRSSVLIEGLNKTLLIDCGPDFRMQALNQSLKKIDGLILTHAHFDHIGGMDDLRALRLQNAKSLPTLLSKETGDNLKQCFHYMFEEKNNMFTSKLDFQWINNKYGKCNFINIPITYLTFKQTYMNVNGFVFGNLAFITDVKYYEEDIFNYLQEIDILIVSALRFTSSPMHLSVEEAIDFSKKTSAKQVWLIHISHDLDHEKTNALLPSNIQIAYDGLQISFHL from the coding sequence ATGAATGCAAAACTTACCTTTTTAGGAACGGGGGCATCTTTAGGAGTTCCAGTTATTGGTTGTGAATGTCCTGTTTGTCTTTCAACGAATAAAAAAAATAAACGAACGCGCTCTTCCGTCTTAATAGAAGGTTTAAATAAAACCCTTTTGATTGATTGTGGACCAGATTTTAGAATGCAAGCTTTAAATCAATCATTAAAAAAAATCGATGGTTTAATCTTAACCCATGCACATTTTGATCACATTGGGGGAATGGATGATTTGAGAGCACTTAGACTACAAAATGCCAAATCATTACCCACGCTTTTATCAAAAGAAACTGGGGATAACTTAAAGCAGTGTTTTCATTACATGTTTGAAGAAAAAAACAACATGTTTACTTCAAAACTTGATTTTCAGTGGATTAATAACAAATATGGAAAATGTAATTTTATCAATATTCCAATTACCTATTTAACATTTAAGCAAACATACATGAATGTAAACGGTTTTGTCTTTGGCAATTTAGCCTTTATTACTGATGTTAAATATTATGAAGAAGATATTTTTAATTATTTACAAGAAATCGATATTTTAATTGTCAGTGCTTTGCGATTCACTTCTTCTCCTATGCATTTAAGCGTTGAGGAGGCAATTGATTTTTCAAAAAAAACTTCTGCCAAGCAAGTGTGGTTAATCCATATATCCCATGATTTAGATCATGAAAAAACAAATGCGCTCTTGCCCTCCAATATTCAAATCGCGTACGATGGATTACAAATTTCTTTTCATCTATGA
- the hflX gene encoding GTP-binding protein HflX encodes MSENITNKNKTYETSPQEMKKAYLVSVYKGNQNADLAKEHLEELELLTKTYGVEIAGKQICLVRRYDAATFITEGKLEEVLNAAKNCNANLLIFDDEIAPSQQRNLENLFKGPVMDRTGVILEVFAQRAQTKEAQLQIDLAKLKYQAPRLKRLWSHLSRQHGSGGAGGGAYLKGEGEKQIEIDRRILKKEIDTLNKEIKEVRENREMQRSSRIRSELPIFAIIGYTNAGKSTLLHALTDAKVLIEDKLFATLDTTTRKFTLVNNQDILLIDTVGFIRKLPHLLVAAFKSTLEEALHADILLHVVDVSHPMAEEQAQTSYEVLKELNAENKPVITVLNKIDQCQNPNIIQKMKVLYPKTVCISAKEKIGFNELQQIMIEELSRRRKIVRFRIPQKDYAKVSELMRVGNIIHQDYEENDVILRVDLPTAAIGRLQQYIEE; translated from the coding sequence ATGTCTGAAAATATTACTAATAAAAATAAAACTTACGAAACATCCCCTCAAGAAATGAAAAAAGCTTATTTAGTTTCAGTTTATAAAGGAAACCAAAATGCTGATCTTGCAAAAGAACATCTTGAAGAATTAGAACTATTAACAAAAACCTATGGAGTTGAAATCGCTGGTAAACAAATTTGCTTGGTTAGAAGATATGATGCAGCGACTTTCATCACCGAAGGGAAACTGGAAGAAGTCTTAAACGCAGCTAAAAATTGTAACGCAAATTTACTCATTTTTGATGACGAAATAGCACCGAGTCAGCAAAGAAATTTAGAGAATCTATTTAAAGGCCCTGTCATGGATCGAACCGGGGTGATATTAGAAGTTTTTGCACAAAGAGCTCAAACTAAAGAAGCACAGCTGCAAATTGACTTGGCAAAGTTAAAGTATCAGGCACCAAGATTAAAGCGGTTATGGTCTCACCTATCAAGACAGCATGGTTCAGGGGGTGCCGGTGGAGGCGCTTATCTTAAAGGAGAAGGGGAAAAGCAAATTGAAATCGATCGAAGGATTCTAAAAAAAGAAATCGATACTTTAAATAAAGAGATTAAAGAAGTTCGCGAAAATAGAGAGATGCAAAGATCTTCAAGGATTCGCTCAGAACTTCCAATTTTTGCTATTATTGGTTATACAAATGCAGGAAAATCCACTCTTTTACATGCTTTAACTGATGCAAAAGTTTTAATTGAAGATAAGTTATTTGCTACTTTAGATACCACAACTAGAAAATTTACATTAGTAAACAATCAAGATATCTTATTAATTGATACAGTAGGCTTTATAAGAAAGTTACCTCACTTACTAGTAGCAGCTTTCAAAAGCACCCTTGAAGAAGCCTTACATGCAGATATTCTTTTACATGTGGTAGATGTTAGCCATCCTATGGCAGAAGAGCAAGCTCAAACGAGCTATGAAGTTTTAAAAGAATTGAATGCAGAAAATAAGCCTGTGATAACGGTGTTGAATAAAATAGATCAATGCCAAAATCCAAATATAATTCAAAAAATGAAAGTTCTTTATCCAAAAACCGTATGCATTTCAGCAAAAGAAAAAATTGGATTTAACGAACTACAACAGATAATGATCGAGGAATTAAGTCGTAGGCGCAAGATCGTTCGATTTAGAATACCCCAAAAAGATTATGCGAAGGTTAGTGAATTAATGCGGGTAGGAAATATCATTCACCAAGATTATGAAGAAAACGATGTAATTTTACGAGTCGATTTACCAACAGCTGCAATTGGACGTTTACAACAATATATTGAAGAATGA
- a CDS encoding DNA repair protein RadC, whose product MKYSLLSLPIEDRPRERFLKFGPEVMQTAELIAIILGTGTKDFSVMEISELLISHFQTLEQLAQATVSELMAIKGVGKAKALQINAVFALAKRMTQQGVHFRQKIEHPIHVFQLFKNKFFSEKRECFYAIYLDNKGYILKEMLISIGTLTETLVHPREVFYPAIRHQASSVILIHNHPSGEVEPSIEDIETTKTLIKTGQIIGIEVQDHLIIGNNCFFSFKEKSLLFS is encoded by the coding sequence ATGAAATATAGCTTACTTTCTTTGCCCATTGAAGATAGACCTCGAGAACGATTTCTAAAATTTGGTCCTGAGGTAATGCAAACAGCTGAGTTAATCGCCATTATCTTAGGTACAGGTACAAAAGATTTTTCAGTGATGGAAATTTCTGAATTGCTCATTAGTCATTTTCAAACACTTGAACAACTAGCGCAAGCAACCGTTTCTGAATTAATGGCAATCAAAGGCGTTGGTAAAGCTAAAGCTTTGCAAATAAATGCTGTGTTTGCCCTTGCTAAAAGAATGACCCAACAAGGTGTTCATTTTAGACAAAAAATCGAACACCCTATCCATGTTTTTCAACTTTTTAAAAATAAATTTTTTTCTGAAAAAAGAGAATGTTTCTATGCTATTTATTTAGATAATAAAGGATATATTTTAAAAGAAATGCTCATATCGATTGGAACTCTAACAGAAACTTTAGTTCATCCACGTGAAGTTTTTTATCCAGCGATACGTCATCAAGCTTCCAGCGTCATCCTTATTCATAACCACCCAAGTGGAGAAGTAGAACCATCCATTGAGGATATTGAAACAACAAAAACCTTAATAAAAACAGGGCAAATAATTGGGATAGAGGTTCAAGATCATTTAATTATCGGTAATAATTGTTTTTTTTCTTTTAAAGAAAAATCTTTGCTTTTTAGCTAA
- the mtaB gene encoding Threonylcarbamoyladenosine tRNA methylthiotransferase MtaB: protein MSAKKFKIVTLGCRTNQYESQAYQDQLLALGYEKAQDDEEANVCIVNTCTVTESADSTSRHEIRKLLRENPNSQIVATGCSADNHPQIFKELGAHHVVANKNKEQLLQVVFPEEDLPEFKINHFEAHTRAFVKVQDGCNSFCSYCIIPYVRGRSRSRGVEEIVTEVKALIQNGYQEVVLTGINIGDFDGNCAENPVRLAELVKIVDEIPGLKRLRISSIDPDEVDDDLLNAVINGKNTCHSMHIVLQSGSNVVLKKMNRKYTRQMYLETIDRLRRESPDFTFTTDVIVGFPGETDGDFEETLEVLKHVKPAAVHMFPYSVRKRTKAALMPNKISPEVIKARKAQVLKLSSHLQFALCQEFVGRTMDVLTESVDNKDLTIIHGHTSNFLPVLLNSQGLKPNQIVTVKLIEATPLGLKGEVIS from the coding sequence ATGAGTGCTAAAAAATTTAAAATTGTGACGCTTGGATGTCGTACGAATCAATACGAATCCCAAGCTTATCAAGATCAGCTGTTAGCCTTAGGTTATGAAAAAGCGCAGGATGACGAAGAAGCAAATGTATGTATTGTCAACACTTGCACTGTAACAGAATCGGCTGATAGTACGTCGCGTCATGAAATAAGAAAATTATTAAGAGAAAATCCAAATAGCCAAATCGTCGCGACAGGTTGTTCAGCAGATAATCATCCTCAAATTTTCAAGGAACTGGGCGCGCATCATGTAGTGGCTAATAAAAATAAAGAACAATTATTACAAGTTGTCTTTCCGGAAGAGGATTTACCAGAATTTAAGATTAATCATTTTGAAGCGCATACAAGAGCTTTTGTTAAAGTTCAAGATGGATGCAATTCTTTTTGCAGTTACTGCATTATCCCCTATGTTAGAGGTCGATCTAGATCAAGAGGCGTAGAAGAAATTGTTACTGAAGTTAAAGCCCTCATTCAAAATGGCTACCAAGAAGTTGTTTTAACAGGAATTAATATAGGCGATTTTGATGGAAATTGTGCAGAGAATCCAGTGAGGTTAGCCGAGCTTGTAAAAATTGTCGACGAAATTCCAGGGCTTAAACGTTTGCGTATATCATCGATCGATCCAGATGAAGTAGATGACGATTTACTAAACGCTGTTATTAACGGAAAAAACACCTGTCATTCTATGCATATCGTTCTACAGTCCGGTTCAAATGTCGTTTTGAAAAAAATGAATCGTAAATATACACGCCAAATGTATTTAGAGACAATTGATCGTTTGCGAAGAGAAAGCCCTGACTTTACCTTTACAACGGACGTAATTGTAGGGTTTCCAGGAGAAACAGACGGAGATTTTGAAGAGACACTAGAAGTCTTAAAACACGTTAAGCCAGCAGCTGTTCATATGTTTCCCTACAGCGTAAGAAAAAGAACTAAAGCGGCTTTAATGCCTAATAAAATTTCTCCAGAAGTTATAAAGGCTCGTAAAGCGCAAGTCTTAAAGCTGTCGTCTCATTTACAGTTTGCCCTATGTCAAGAGTTTGTCGGTCGCACTATGGATGTTTTGACAGAAAGTGTTGATAATAAAGATTTAACTATTATTCATGGTCATACTAGTAATTTTTTACCGGTTTTGCTCAATAGCCAAGGTTTAAAGCCAAATCAAATCGTAACTGTAAAATTAATTGAAGCTACCCCTTTAGGTTTAAAAGGAGAGGTTATTTCTTAA